The Paenibacillus dendritiformis region CGTTGGAGGATATCGCGAAATGAAAGAAATATCAGCGGGAGGCGTCGTCTATCGACGTCGCGGAGAGCAAATCGAGTTCCAGTTGATTCAGGATCGTTACGGCAAGACTTCCCTCGCCAAAGGAAAGATGGAGCCCGGGGAGACCATCGAGCAGACCGCTCTGCGGGAAATCCGGGAGGAGACCGGGATTGAAGGCACCATTGTCGGCAAGCTGGACACCATCCGTTATCAATATACGTCGCCGGAAGCCGGCACGGTGGACAAAGAGGTTCATTATTTTCTGGTCGAGGCGACAGCAGGGCAGCTCACGCCCCAGGTGGA contains the following coding sequences:
- a CDS encoding NUDIX hydrolase; protein product: MKEISAGGVVYRRRGEQIEFQLIQDRYGKTSLAKGKMEPGETIEQTALREIREETGIEGTIVGKLDTIRYQYTSPEAGTVDKEVHYFLVEATAGQLTPQVEEIWSVEWYEPQAAWAKQTESGYDNNDGILSKAFAQLGIAL